The Pseudomonas sp. R4-35-07 genome contains a region encoding:
- a CDS encoding polysaccharide deacetylase family protein — translation MKTFATALAVFALALGLAGCIGAPIALTPQTEQRLQAQAPIRFLLTFDDGPSASGYNNPSRSVMADLAHNPVLPGIKAVFFLQTEAARSGGSARGRKTMEREYAAGHVLAFHTATAFHTNHRWLNDAELERTLTEGAAHIAAITGTPPRLVRPPFWNYDRRTFAAYQRHGMQVLLTDLSANDGKIWGFNASPRRRANLYRQLSVVRERIALGELPSVDGVIPVVVTFHDINRYTARHMQEYLQILMDSARINGMTTAAEPFYTDTAALQRAALARTVKDVNEPVHLPGVWNWVWDADMR, via the coding sequence ATGAAAACCTTCGCTACAGCACTCGCAGTGTTTGCCCTGGCCCTGGGCCTGGCCGGCTGTATCGGCGCGCCCATCGCCCTGACGCCGCAGACCGAGCAGCGCCTGCAGGCCCAGGCGCCGATCCGCTTCCTGCTGACCTTCGATGATGGCCCCAGCGCATCGGGGTACAACAACCCGAGCCGTTCGGTGATGGCCGACCTGGCGCACAACCCGGTGCTGCCAGGGATCAAGGCGGTGTTCTTCCTGCAGACCGAAGCGGCACGCTCCGGCGGCAGCGCCCGAGGGCGCAAGACCATGGAGCGTGAGTATGCCGCCGGCCATGTCCTGGCCTTCCATACGGCGACGGCGTTTCACACCAACCACCGCTGGCTGAACGATGCCGAGCTGGAACGCACACTCACCGAAGGCGCCGCGCACATTGCCGCCATCACCGGCACGCCGCCCCGGCTGGTGCGACCACCATTCTGGAACTACGACCGCCGCACCTTCGCCGCCTACCAGCGCCACGGCATGCAGGTATTACTGACCGACCTGAGTGCCAATGACGGCAAAATCTGGGGCTTCAACGCCAGCCCGCGCCGCCGCGCCAACCTGTACCGGCAGCTGTCAGTGGTGCGTGAACGCATAGCCTTGGGCGAGTTGCCGTCGGTGGACGGCGTGATACCGGTGGTGGTGACTTTCCATGACATCAACCGCTACACCGCGCGGCATATGCAGGAGTACCTGCAGATCCTGATGGACAGTGCACGCATCAACGGGATGACTACCGCCGCCGAGCCGTTCTACACCGACACCGCTGCGCTGCAACGCGCGGCGCTGGCACGCACGGTCAAGGACGTGAACGAGCCGGTGCATCTGCCGGGGGTGTGGAATTGGGTGTGGGATGCCGATATGCGTTGA
- a CDS encoding OprD family porin, whose product MSTFHPRRLLLATAVASLALPVVAEEHGFLEDASANLNLRNFFFNRNYTNPTKTQGGAQEWTQSFIFDAKSGFTQGTVGFGVDVLGLYSLKLDGGRGTGGTQLLPLDHDGRPADEFGRLGVAFKARFSKTEVKVGEWMPVLPILRADDGRSLPQTLRGGQITSKEIEGLTLYGGQFRANSPRDDSSMGDMSMTGKPAFTSDRFNFQGAEYAFNDKRTQVGVWNAQLKDIYRQQFVNLIHSQPVGDWTLGANLGFFYGKDDGSARAGSLDNKTWSGLLSARHGGNAFYVGLQKLTGDSAWMRVNGTSGGTLANDSYNASYDNAEEKSWQVRHDYNFAALGVPGLTLMNRYISGSNVHTGTVTDGKEWGRESELGYTVQSGSLKNLTLRWRNSSMRRDYSNNEFDENRLIVSYPISLL is encoded by the coding sequence ATGAGCACTTTCCACCCGCGCCGGCTGTTGCTGGCAACTGCGGTCGCCAGTCTTGCCCTCCCCGTGGTCGCTGAAGAACACGGCTTTCTCGAAGATGCCAGCGCCAACCTCAACCTGCGCAATTTCTTCTTCAATCGCAACTACACCAACCCGACCAAAACCCAGGGCGGCGCGCAGGAGTGGACGCAAAGTTTCATCTTCGACGCCAAGTCCGGGTTCACCCAGGGCACGGTCGGCTTCGGGGTGGACGTGCTGGGCCTGTACTCGCTCAAGCTCGATGGCGGGCGCGGCACCGGCGGCACTCAGTTATTGCCGCTGGACCACGACGGCCGACCGGCCGATGAGTTCGGGCGCTTGGGCGTGGCGTTCAAGGCGCGTTTTTCGAAGACGGAGGTGAAAGTCGGCGAATGGATGCCGGTGCTGCCGATCCTGCGCGCGGACGATGGCCGCTCACTGCCGCAAACCCTGCGTGGTGGGCAGATCACGTCGAAGGAAATCGAGGGCCTGACCCTGTATGGCGGTCAGTTCCGTGCCAACAGCCCGCGCGACGACAGCAGCATGGGCGACATGTCGATGACCGGCAAACCTGCGTTCACCTCCGACCGCTTCAATTTCCAGGGCGCCGAATACGCCTTCAACGACAAACGCACGCAAGTCGGGGTATGGAATGCCCAGCTCAAGGACATCTACCGCCAGCAATTCGTCAATCTGATCCACAGCCAGCCGGTGGGCGACTGGACCCTGGGCGCCAACCTGGGGTTCTTCTACGGCAAGGACGACGGCAGCGCCCGCGCCGGCAGCCTGGACAACAAGACCTGGTCCGGCTTGTTATCGGCCCGCCACGGTGGCAACGCCTTTTACGTCGGCCTGCAAAAGCTCACCGGCGACAGCGCCTGGATGCGGGTCAATGGCACCAGCGGCGGCACCCTGGCCAACGACAGCTATAACGCGAGCTACGACAACGCCGAGGAAAAATCCTGGCAAGTGCGCCACGACTACAACTTCGCCGCCCTTGGCGTACCCGGCCTGACCTTGATGAACCGCTATATCAGCGGCAGCAACGTGCACACCGGCACGGTGACCGACGGCAAGGAATGGGGCCGCGAAAGCGAATTGGGCTACACCGTGCAAAGCGGCAGCCTGAAAAACCTCACCCTGCGCTGGCGCAACTCCAGCATGCGTCGCGACTACAGCAACAATGAGTTCGATGAAAACCGGTTGATCGTCAGCTACCCGATAAGTCTGCTGTAA
- a CDS encoding J domain-containing protein, producing MDCWTVLQLADDADERTIKRTYARLIKSCRPDEDAEGFQRLREAYEQALSSARWQAEHQQEEEEERQADVVEQSHGHFNDLAELMDVSTLRPAPLDAREPDPAHALLQGVDPQNLDERWAQAQQQGCGDAFQAGLLRHCFEAPGERSAIVHWAMQHLEWLTPWQRVSMPPWQHQALVSQLQQEYHHHLQTLLEQKAEREFITSLTQYNSQPWLRIFDLQQQWQQSILRLLHDTQWSVPLFERVCQVFGWDDQQGIHPEPAWLWRELVSRCEQESFYTNLQEKAQDTRRMSVDAQAARLLLTPMSATEQLRLIKGFSEAHWNACQQLGETLTWRYPQLLERLPEADAFFWRKFMARPIYIQAFIRLWAIFALGTGLNLIHDESAKLDASAAVIMLALSIVPAAISFRLTQMWVATSWSLIVQDLWLSQRLIPKRLNPNGYWLVLRHGVPQLCMLLACGAILGVLGMVTYAGMVLINLLHTRRIGQMSAKASQYPWVNGLHWAFWSPQQAVFLVVMVAAILAAQYYLPTVPWTHLNLPLR from the coding sequence ATGGACTGCTGGACAGTATTGCAACTGGCCGATGATGCCGACGAACGTACGATCAAACGCACTTACGCGCGGCTGATCAAAAGCTGTCGCCCGGACGAAGATGCCGAGGGTTTCCAGCGCTTGCGCGAAGCCTATGAGCAAGCGCTGAGCTCTGCGCGCTGGCAAGCCGAGCATCAGCAGGAGGAAGAAGAGGAGCGCCAGGCCGACGTCGTCGAACAAAGCCATGGCCACTTCAACGACCTGGCCGAATTAATGGACGTGAGCACGCTGCGTCCGGCGCCTCTTGACGCCCGCGAACCGGACCCGGCACACGCCCTGCTCCAGGGCGTTGATCCGCAAAATCTCGATGAACGTTGGGCCCAGGCCCAGCAGCAGGGTTGTGGCGACGCCTTTCAGGCCGGGCTGTTGCGCCATTGCTTCGAAGCACCTGGCGAGCGCAGCGCCATCGTCCATTGGGCGATGCAACACCTGGAATGGCTGACGCCCTGGCAACGCGTGAGCATGCCGCCGTGGCAACACCAGGCACTCGTCAGCCAATTGCAGCAGGAATACCATCATCATCTGCAAACACTGCTGGAGCAAAAAGCCGAGCGCGAGTTCATCACCTCGTTGACCCAGTACAACAGCCAGCCCTGGCTGCGAATATTCGACCTGCAGCAACAATGGCAGCAGAGCATTCTGCGCCTGCTGCACGACACCCAATGGAGCGTGCCGCTGTTCGAGCGCGTGTGCCAGGTGTTTGGCTGGGACGACCAGCAAGGCATCCACCCGGAGCCCGCCTGGCTATGGCGCGAGCTGGTGTCGCGCTGCGAGCAGGAAAGCTTCTACACCAACCTTCAGGAAAAGGCCCAGGACACCCGCCGCATGTCCGTCGACGCCCAGGCCGCGCGCTTGCTGCTGACACCGATGTCTGCGACAGAACAACTGCGCCTGATCAAGGGCTTCAGCGAGGCCCACTGGAACGCGTGTCAGCAACTCGGCGAAACCTTGACGTGGCGCTACCCGCAACTGCTGGAGCGACTGCCTGAGGCCGACGCGTTTTTCTGGCGCAAATTCATGGCCCGACCGATCTACATCCAGGCGTTTATCCGACTGTGGGCAATCTTCGCATTGGGGACGGGCCTGAACCTGATCCACGACGAATCCGCAAAGCTGGATGCTAGCGCGGCGGTGATAATGCTGGCGTTGTCGATCGTACCGGCGGCGATCAGTTTTCGCCTCACCCAGATGTGGGTCGCCACGAGCTGGTCTCTTATTGTTCAAGACCTGTGGCTGAGCCAGCGCCTGATCCCCAAGCGACTCAATCCCAACGGATACTGGCTGGTGCTACGCCATGGCGTCCCCCAACTGTGCATGCTGCTGGCCTGCGGGGCGATACTGGGCGTACTGGGTATGGTGACCTACGCCGGGATGGTGCTGATCAACCTGCTGCACACAAGGCGCATCGGCCAGATGAGCGCCAAAGCCAGCCAGTACCCGTGGGTGAACGGCTTGCACTGGGCATTCTGGAGCCCGCAGCAAGCGGTGTTCCTGGTAGTGATGGTGGCGGCAATCCTCGCCGCCCAGTATTACCTGCCGACCGTGCCCTGGACCCACCTCAACCTGCCGCTACGCTGA
- a CDS encoding molecular chaperone HscC yields the protein MIVGIDLGTTNSLAAVWRGDAAELVPNALGQLLTPSVVGLDDQGRVLVGQAAKERLHTHPHLTTSLFKRYMGSATEVRLGDRSFRPEELSALVLKSLKEDIERTYGHTVTEAVISVPAYFSDGQRKATRIAGELAGLTVEKLINEPTAAALAYGLHQRDKETSFLVFDLGGGTFDVSIIELFDGVMEVRASAGDNFLGGEDFDTLLLEHFVDSQRNTQGFPPTSSVLQALRREAERVRKALGQDDSADFALRVDGQQWVKTITQQELAKLYTPLLERLRAPIERALRDARIRVGDLDEILLVGGTTRMPLVRKLAASLFGRFPSISLDPDQVVAHGAAIQAALKARSAALEEVVLTDVCPYTLGIETANQYGSHIESGHYLPLIERNSSVPVSRVKSVVTLSDDQSRVLLKIYQGESRLVKDNIELGQLEIPVPKRKAGEVSLDVRFTYDNNGLLEAQVSIPLTGEQHSLVIENNPGVLSPQEIQQRLQALALLKIHPRDQQVNTVLTARLERLYQESLGDLRQQLGHWAAQFQQVLDTQDERRIREARSELTRQLEQLDNGFWR from the coding sequence ATGATCGTAGGAATCGACTTGGGGACCACCAACAGTCTGGCCGCCGTCTGGCGCGGTGATGCCGCAGAATTGGTGCCCAATGCCCTCGGCCAGTTGCTGACCCCCAGTGTGGTCGGGCTGGATGATCAGGGCCGTGTCCTGGTAGGCCAGGCTGCCAAAGAGCGCCTGCATACCCACCCGCATCTGACCACCTCGCTGTTCAAGCGCTATATGGGCAGTGCCACCGAAGTCCGTCTGGGTGACCGCTCGTTCCGCCCGGAAGAACTCTCGGCACTGGTGCTCAAAAGCCTGAAGGAAGACATCGAGCGCACCTACGGGCATACCGTCACCGAAGCCGTGATCAGCGTGCCCGCGTATTTCAGCGACGGCCAGCGCAAGGCCACGCGTATCGCCGGTGAACTGGCCGGGCTCACGGTTGAAAAACTGATCAACGAACCCACCGCCGCCGCCCTCGCCTACGGCCTGCATCAGCGTGACAAGGAAACGTCATTCCTCGTGTTCGACCTGGGTGGCGGTACGTTCGACGTGTCGATCATCGAGCTGTTCGACGGGGTAATGGAAGTGCGCGCCAGCGCGGGGGACAACTTCCTCGGCGGCGAAGACTTCGACACGCTGTTGCTGGAACACTTCGTCGACAGCCAGCGCAACACCCAGGGTTTCCCACCCACCAGCAGTGTACTGCAGGCCCTGCGCCGCGAAGCCGAGCGCGTACGCAAGGCATTGGGCCAGGACGACAGCGCCGACTTCGCCTTGCGTGTCGACGGCCAGCAATGGGTGAAAACCATCACCCAACAGGAACTGGCCAAGCTCTATACGCCCCTGCTCGAACGCCTGCGTGCGCCGATTGAACGGGCGCTTCGCGATGCGCGCATTCGTGTAGGCGATCTTGATGAAATCCTGCTGGTGGGCGGCACCACGCGCATGCCGCTGGTGCGCAAACTCGCCGCCAGTCTGTTCGGGCGCTTCCCGTCCATCAGCCTTGATCCAGACCAGGTAGTCGCCCATGGCGCGGCGATTCAGGCGGCGCTCAAGGCCCGATCCGCGGCGCTGGAAGAAGTCGTGTTGACTGACGTATGCCCGTACACCCTGGGTATCGAAACCGCCAACCAGTACGGCAGCCACATCGAAAGCGGCCATTACCTGCCGCTGATCGAACGCAATAGCAGCGTACCGGTGAGCCGGGTTAAAAGCGTGGTCACCCTTTCCGACGATCAGTCGCGCGTGCTGCTGAAAATCTATCAGGGCGAAAGCCGCCTGGTGAAAGACAACATCGAGCTGGGCCAACTGGAAATCCCGGTACCCAAGCGCAAGGCCGGCGAGGTCTCGCTGGACGTGCGCTTCACCTACGACAACAACGGTCTGCTCGAAGCCCAGGTGAGCATCCCATTGACGGGCGAGCAGCATTCGCTGGTGATTGAGAACAATCCGGGCGTGCTCAGCCCGCAGGAAATCCAGCAACGCCTGCAAGCCCTGGCACTGTTGAAGATTCATCCGCGCGACCAGCAGGTCAACACGGTGCTGACCGCCCGCCTCGAACGCCTCTACCAGGAAAGCCTGGGCGACTTGCGCCAGCAACTGGGCCACTGGGCCGCGCAATTCCAGCAAGTGCTCGATACCCAGGACGAACGCCGCATCCGCGAGGCCCGCAGCGAACTGACCCGACAACTTGAGCAACTCGATAACGGGTTCTGGCGCTGA
- the adeC gene encoding AdeC/AdeK/OprM family multidrug efflux complex outer membrane factor, translating to MSKSLLSLAVTAFVLSGCSLIPDYQRPEAPVAAQFPQGPAYSSAQAPGQAAAEQGWKQFFHDPALQQLIQTALVNNRDLRVAALNIDAYAAQYQIQRADLFPAVSATGSGSRSRTPARLSQTGESTIASQYSAGLGISSYELDLFGRVRSLSEEALQRYFATEEARRSTQISLVASVANAYLTWQADKELLKLTQDTLGAFEQSFKLTSRSNEVGVASALDLSQARTSVENARVQLARYTRQVAQDENSLTLLLGTGLPANIASKPLSDDLLSEVPAGLPSDLLQRRPDIVQAEYNLKAANANIGAARAAFFPSISLTASAGTASPNLGGLFKGGSGTWSFAPQINIPIFNAGSLRASLDYSKIQKEINVANYEKAIQTGFQEVSDGLAARATYKQQLDAQRGFVAANQDYYRLAERRYRIGVDSNLTFLDAQRQLFSAQQSLITDRLAQLTSEVNLYKALGGGWNEQTAKNEPVKEEAPPLKLF from the coding sequence ATGAGCAAGTCGCTACTTTCCTTAGCCGTCACCGCATTCGTGCTCAGTGGCTGCTCGCTGATCCCTGACTACCAGCGCCCCGAAGCGCCGGTAGCGGCGCAGTTCCCGCAGGGGCCGGCGTATTCGTCGGCCCAGGCGCCGGGCCAGGCTGCCGCCGAGCAAGGCTGGAAGCAGTTTTTCCATGACCCTGCCCTGCAACAGCTGATCCAGACTGCGCTGGTGAACAACCGTGACCTGCGCGTCGCGGCCCTGAACATCGACGCGTATGCGGCGCAGTACCAGATCCAGCGTGCCGACCTGTTCCCGGCCGTCTCGGCCACTGGCAGCGGCAGCCGTTCGCGTACTCCGGCGCGCCTGTCGCAGACCGGCGAATCGACCATCGCCAGCCAGTATTCGGCAGGCCTGGGGATCAGCTCTTATGAGCTGGACCTGTTCGGTCGCGTGCGCAGCCTGAGTGAAGAAGCGCTGCAGAGATACTTCGCCACCGAAGAAGCGCGGCGCAGCACCCAGATCAGCCTGGTGGCCAGTGTGGCGAATGCCTACCTGACCTGGCAGGCCGACAAGGAACTGCTCAAGCTGACCCAGGACACTCTCGGCGCGTTCGAGCAGAGCTTCAAGCTCACCTCGCGCAGCAACGAAGTCGGCGTGGCCTCGGCCCTCGACCTCAGCCAGGCGCGCACCTCGGTGGAAAACGCCCGCGTGCAGCTGGCCCGCTATACGCGCCAGGTGGCCCAGGACGAGAACAGCCTGACCCTGCTGCTGGGCACTGGCCTGCCGGCGAATATCGCCAGCAAGCCACTGTCGGATGACCTGCTCAGCGAAGTCCCGGCCGGCTTGCCGTCGGACCTGCTGCAACGGCGTCCCGACATCGTTCAGGCCGAGTACAACCTCAAGGCCGCCAACGCGAACATCGGTGCGGCCCGCGCGGCGTTCTTCCCGAGCATCAGCCTGACCGCCAGCGCCGGTACCGCCAGCCCGAACCTGGGCGGCCTGTTCAAGGGCGGCTCGGGCACCTGGTCCTTCGCGCCGCAGATCAACATCCCGATCTTCAACGCCGGTAGCCTGCGCGCAAGCCTGGACTACTCGAAGATCCAGAAAGAGATCAACGTGGCCAACTACGAGAAGGCCATCCAGACCGGCTTCCAGGAAGTCTCCGACGGCCTCGCCGCGCGTGCGACCTACAAGCAGCAACTGGATGCACAACGTGGCTTCGTCGCCGCCAACCAGGACTACTACCGCCTGGCCGAGCGTCGCTACCGCATCGGTGTGGACAGCAACCTGACCTTCCTCGATGCCCAGCGCCAACTGTTCAGTGCCCAGCAATCGCTGATCACCGACCGCCTGGCGCAGCTGACCAGCGAGGTCAACCTGTACAAGGCCCTCGGCGGTGGCTGGAACGAACAGACCGCTAAAAATGAGCCCGTGAAAGAAGAGGCTCCGCCGCTGAAATTGTTCTAA
- a CDS encoding efflux RND transporter permease subunit — protein sequence MSKFFIDRPIFAWVIALVIMLVGALSILKLPINQYPAIAPTAIDIQVTYPGASAQTVQDTVVQVIEQQLNGIDNLRYVASDSNSDGSMTITATFNQGTNPDIAQVQVQNKLNLATPLLPQEVQQQGIRVTKSVKNFLMVIGLVSEDGSMTKDDLSNYIVSNIQDPISRTSGVGDFQVFGSQYAMRIWLDPAKLNNFQLTPVDVSNAIKAQNVQVATGQLGGLPALPGTQLNATIIGKTRLQSAEEFAKILMKVNADGSQVRLGDVARIELGGQNYSISAQFNGKPASGMAIKLAAGANALDTGKAIRATVASLEPFFPPGMKAVVPYDTTPVVTESISGVVHTLVEAIVLVFLVMFLFLQNFRATIITTMTVPVVLLGTFGILAAFGFTINTLTMFGMILAIGLLVDDAIVVVENVERVMAEEHLSPKEATIKSMGQIQGALVGIALVLSAVLLPMAFFGGSTGVIYRQFSITIVSAMALSVLVALIFTPALCATMLKAIDPEKHGQPKRGFFGWFNRTFDSGVLKYERGVGAMIKHKIPAFLVYVLILAGMIWMFTRIPSAFLPEEDQGVIFAQVQTPVGSSAERTQKVIDDMRAFLLHDKEGEPGEGKGVKSVFTVNGFNFAGRGQSSGLAFVMLKPWDERDSSTSVFEIAKRAQGYFMQTFKDAMVFAIVPPSVLELGNATGFDVFLQDQGGVGHDKLMAARNQFLGAAAQSKILAGVRPNGVNDEPQYELTVDDEKASAQGISLSDIQQTLAIALGGSYINDFIDRGRVKKVYVQGDAASRMSPEDLDKWYVRADSGKMVPLSAISSGKWIYGSPKLSRYNGVAAMEILGTPAPGYSTGDAMAEVERIAKELPAGIGYAWTGLSYEERLSGSQAPALYALSLLVVFLCLAALYESWSIPIAVILVVPLGVIGALIATSMRGLSNDVFFQVGLLVTVGLAAKNAILIVEFAKELHEQGKGIVEAAIEASRMRLRPIIMTSMAFVLGVLPLAISTGAGSGSQHAIGTGVIGGMITATVLAIFWVPLFYATVSSAGERKKTETKQTPKEAGQ from the coding sequence ATGTCGAAATTTTTTATCGACCGTCCCATTTTTGCCTGGGTAATTGCCCTGGTGATCATGCTGGTCGGGGCACTGTCGATCCTGAAGTTGCCCATCAACCAATACCCGGCCATTGCGCCAACCGCTATTGATATCCAGGTGACCTACCCAGGCGCGTCCGCACAAACCGTGCAGGACACCGTGGTGCAGGTCATCGAGCAACAGCTCAACGGTATCGACAACCTGCGCTATGTGGCCTCGGACAGTAACTCCGATGGCAGCATGACCATCACCGCAACGTTCAACCAGGGTACCAACCCGGACATCGCCCAGGTCCAGGTGCAGAACAAGCTGAACCTGGCGACCCCACTGCTGCCGCAAGAAGTGCAGCAGCAGGGTATCCGCGTGACCAAGTCGGTGAAGAACTTCCTGATGGTGATCGGTCTGGTGTCGGAAGACGGCAGCATGACCAAGGACGACCTTTCCAACTACATCGTGTCCAACATCCAGGACCCGATCTCCCGTACTTCGGGTGTGGGTGACTTCCAGGTGTTCGGTTCGCAGTACGCCATGCGTATCTGGCTCGACCCGGCCAAGCTGAACAACTTCCAGCTGACCCCGGTGGATGTCAGCAACGCCATCAAGGCCCAGAACGTGCAGGTGGCCACCGGCCAACTGGGCGGCCTGCCTGCCCTGCCCGGCACGCAGTTGAATGCCACCATCATTGGCAAGACCCGTCTGCAAAGCGCTGAAGAGTTCGCCAAGATCCTGATGAAGGTGAACGCCGACGGTTCCCAAGTGCGCTTGGGCGACGTTGCGCGTATCGAACTGGGCGGCCAGAACTACAGCATCAGTGCACAGTTCAACGGCAAGCCGGCCTCCGGTATGGCGATCAAGCTGGCAGCCGGTGCGAACGCCTTGGACACCGGTAAAGCGATCCGCGCTACCGTGGCGTCCCTGGAACCGTTCTTCCCGCCTGGCATGAAAGCCGTGGTGCCGTACGACACGACCCCGGTGGTGACCGAGTCGATCTCCGGTGTGGTGCACACCCTGGTCGAAGCGATCGTGCTGGTGTTCCTGGTGATGTTCCTGTTCCTGCAGAACTTCCGCGCCACCATCATCACCACCATGACCGTACCGGTAGTATTGCTGGGTACCTTCGGGATCCTGGCGGCGTTCGGCTTCACCATCAACACCCTGACCATGTTCGGCATGATCCTGGCCATCGGCTTGCTGGTGGACGATGCCATCGTCGTGGTGGAAAACGTCGAACGGGTGATGGCCGAGGAACACCTGTCGCCCAAGGAAGCGACGATCAAGTCCATGGGCCAGATCCAGGGCGCGCTGGTGGGTATTGCCCTGGTACTGTCGGCGGTACTGCTGCCGATGGCCTTCTTCGGCGGTTCCACCGGTGTGATCTACCGCCAGTTCTCCATCACGATCGTGTCGGCGATGGCGTTGTCGGTACTGGTTGCCCTGATCTTCACCCCAGCCCTGTGCGCCACCATGCTCAAGGCGATCGACCCGGAAAAACACGGCCAACCCAAGCGCGGCTTCTTTGGCTGGTTCAACCGCACCTTCGACAGCGGCGTACTCAAGTACGAGCGCGGCGTGGGCGCGATGATCAAGCACAAGATCCCGGCCTTCCTGGTGTACGTGCTGATCCTGGCCGGCATGATCTGGATGTTCACCCGTATTCCAAGCGCGTTCCTGCCTGAAGAAGACCAGGGCGTGATCTTTGCCCAGGTGCAGACACCGGTCGGCTCCTCGGCGGAACGCACGCAAAAAGTCATCGATGACATGCGGGCCTTCCTGCTGCATGACAAGGAAGGCGAGCCAGGCGAAGGCAAGGGCGTGAAATCGGTGTTCACCGTGAACGGCTTCAACTTTGCCGGTCGTGGTCAAAGCTCGGGTCTGGCCTTCGTGATGCTCAAGCCGTGGGACGAGCGTGATTCGTCCACGTCGGTATTCGAGATTGCCAAGCGCGCCCAGGGCTACTTCATGCAGACCTTCAAGGACGCCATGGTTTTTGCCATCGTGCCGCCGTCGGTTCTGGAATTGGGTAACGCCACCGGCTTCGACGTGTTCCTGCAAGACCAGGGTGGTGTCGGCCATGACAAGCTGATGGCAGCCCGTAACCAGTTCCTCGGTGCGGCAGCCCAAAGCAAGATACTGGCAGGCGTGCGGCCCAACGGCGTGAACGATGAGCCGCAGTACGAACTGACCGTCGATGACGAGAAAGCCAGCGCCCAGGGCATCAGCCTCTCGGACATCCAGCAGACCCTGGCCATCGCCTTAGGCGGTAGCTACATCAACGACTTCATCGACCGTGGTCGTGTGAAGAAAGTGTATGTGCAGGGTGACGCGGCCAGCCGTATGTCACCGGAAGACCTGGACAAATGGTACGTGCGCGCCGACTCCGGAAAAATGGTGCCACTGTCGGCCATTTCGTCGGGCAAGTGGATCTACGGCTCGCCGAAGCTCTCGCGTTATAACGGTGTAGCGGCGATGGAAATCCTCGGCACGCCGGCGCCTGGCTACAGTACCGGTGACGCGATGGCGGAAGTCGAGCGCATTGCCAAGGAACTGCCGGCCGGCATCGGTTACGCGTGGACAGGCCTGTCGTACGAAGAACGTCTGTCCGGCTCCCAGGCGCCTGCGCTGTACGCCCTGTCGCTGCTGGTGGTGTTCCTGTGCCTTGCGGCCTTGTACGAAAGCTGGTCGATTCCGATCGCGGTAATCCTGGTGGTGCCACTGGGTGTGATCGGTGCGCTGATCGCCACCAGCATGCGCGGCTTGTCCAACGACGTGTTCTTCCAGGTGGGCTTGCTGGTGACGGTGGGCCTGGCGGCGAAAAACGCCATCCTGATCGTGGAGTTCGCCAAAGAACTCCACGAGCAGGGCAAGGGCATCGTCGAGGCGGCCATCGAGGCGTCCCGCATGCGTCTGCGCCCGATCATCATGACGTCCATGGCGTTCGTGCTCGGCGTATTGCCGCTGGCGATTTCCACCGGCGCCGGCTCAGGCAGCCAGCACGCGATCGGTACCGGCGTTATCGGCGGTATGATCACGGCCACGGTGCTGGCGATCTTCTGGGTGCCATTGTTCTACGCAACCGTGTCCTCCGCTGGCGAGCGTAAAAAGACAGAAACCAAGCAAACTCCTAAAGAGGCTGGCCAATGA